In Candidatus Polarisedimenticolia bacterium, a single genomic region encodes these proteins:
- a CDS encoding YihY/virulence factor BrkB family protein, with amino-acid sequence MISTLREFLSELFHKYRQDHVSIMVSSLAYYTFFSFFPLLLLVVSALGILFGMGGEYAKISADILGLLPFSSEYLRRSLDGILRARRSLGLFGTLFLIWGASAAFDMLQQILNRIHHAPKMRPLWRRRLLGILLAIIMLLFIPLSLGFTSLRPVLVRALIHHTFLPTAWEPAVLTLCTVGLGVLFNFMLFLTLYLFGPTVRRRISRIWVGALVAGAFWEATKYLFASYLTSLSTGKMLYGSIGSVIAVLLWLHVSATLFALGAEVNSVLAMRRDRHPPATH; translated from the coding sequence ATGATCTCGACGCTGCGTGAATTCCTCTCGGAGCTGTTCCACAAGTATCGCCAGGACCACGTCTCGATCATGGTCTCGAGCCTGGCCTACTACACCTTCTTCTCCTTCTTTCCGCTCCTCCTGCTCGTCGTCTCCGCGCTCGGAATCCTGTTCGGGATGGGAGGGGAGTACGCCAAGATCTCGGCCGACATCCTCGGATTGCTGCCGTTCAGCTCGGAGTATCTCCGCCGGTCGCTCGACGGGATCCTCCGGGCCCGGCGGAGCCTCGGACTGTTCGGGACGCTGTTCCTGATTTGGGGCGCCAGCGCCGCCTTCGACATGCTCCAGCAGATCCTGAACCGGATTCATCACGCGCCGAAGATGAGGCCTCTCTGGCGCCGCCGCCTTCTCGGGATTCTGCTGGCGATCATCATGCTCCTGTTCATCCCGCTTTCGCTGGGATTCACGAGCCTGCGCCCCGTGCTGGTCCGCGCCCTGATCCACCACACCTTCCTGCCGACCGCCTGGGAGCCGGCGGTGCTCACGCTGTGCACCGTCGGACTGGGGGTGCTCTTCAATTTCATGCTCTTCCTGACGCTTTATCTGTTCGGGCCGACGGTCCGCCGCAGGATTTCGCGCATCTGGGTGGGGGCGCTGGTCGCGGGCGCGTTCTGGGAGGCCACCAAATATCTCTTCGCGTCCTACCTCACGTCGCTCTCGACCGGCAAGATGCTGTACGGGTCGATCGGCTCGGTCATCGCCGTCCTTCTCTGGCTCCACGTCTCGGCGACGCTCTTCGCTCTCGGGGCGGAAGTGAATTCGGTCCTGGCGATGCGCCGGGACCGCCATCCGCCCGCAACGCATTAA